The following coding sequences lie in one Chelonia mydas isolate rCheMyd1 chromosome 6, rCheMyd1.pri.v2, whole genome shotgun sequence genomic window:
- the LOC102932847 gene encoding ras-related protein Rab-35, whose translation MAGKDYDHLFKLLIIGDSGVGKSSLLLRFADNTFSGSYITTIGVDFKIRTLVINGERVKLQIWDTAGQERFRTITSTYYRNTHGVIIVYDVTNPESFVNVKRWLHEIGQNCDSVCKVLVGNKCEDPSRKQVETADARRFSEQMGVRLFETSAKENLNVEEMFNAVTAMVLRTKQENLARLQHPEVVKINRPKKKPPVKKCC comes from the exons gggtggggaagagcagcctCCTCCTGCGGTTTGCAGATAACACGTTCTCCG gcagtTACATCACCACCATCGGCGTCGATTTCAAAATCCGGACCCTGGTGATCAATGGCGAGCGGGTCAAGCTGCAGATCTGGGACACGGCCGGGCAGGAGCGATTCCGCACCATCACCTCCAC GTATTACCGCAACACCCACGGTGTCATCATCGTCTATGACGTGACGAACCCCGAATCCTTCGTCAACGTCAAGCGCTGGCTGCACGAGATTGGGCAGAATTGTGACAgtgtctgcaaggtgctgg TGGGGAACAAGTGCGAGGACCCCTCCCGGAAGCAGGTGGAGACGGCCGACGCCCGGCGCTTCAGCGAGCAGATGGGGGTGCGGCTCTTTGAGACCAGCGCCAAGGAGAACCTCAACGTCGAGGAG atGTTCAACGCGGTGACGGCCATGGTGCTCCGCACCAAGCAGGAGAACCTGGCCCGGCTGCAGCACCCCGAGGTGGTGAAGATCAACAGGCCCAAGAAAAAGCCCCCCGTCAAGAAATGCTGCTGA
- the HCFC1R1 gene encoding host cell factor C1 regulator 1 has translation MGPRPWQPGAAVTSSPGTAPSWGADMGWSRRPWLGSPRCTAPTPDWRQEVPCRMPWAARDQGLVSFTGAALPCTRQLPHVASLALKRRLEKEEQQPGPKQFLSEEKMAARFNTLSLENDHVYSGNGFPARGPAPDPAWAQWVQDYARCRQPEQRLPPAGGSEDASGAEAEEGSVVLEGEFSMADCTPLSLAEPGLLQYLNPATELVLWTPPGSQVPHSIRTFMLPPSALAAPPLLLPGRGQGAQPEQMEL, from the exons ATGGGTCCCCGACCCTGGCAGCCGGGGGCGGCGGTGACCTCGAGCCCCGGCACTGCCCCTTCCTGGGGGGCGGACATGGGCTGGAGCCGCCGCCCATGGCTGGGCTCCCCCCGCTGCACGGCCCCGACCCCTGACTGGAGGCAGGAGGTGCCCTGCAGAATGCCCTGGGCCGCTCGGGATCAGGGGCTGGTCAGCTTCACCGGCGCGGCACTGCCATG CACCCGCCAGCTGCCCCACGTGGCGTCGCTGGCCCTCAAACGCCGCCTGGAGAAGGAAGAGCA GCAGCCTGGCCCAAAGCAGTTCCTGTCGGAGGAGAAGATGGCGGCCCGCTTCAACACGCTGAGCCTGGAGAACGACCACGTCTACAGCGGCAACGGGTTCCCCGCCCGGGGCCCGGCGCCCGACCCCGCCTGGGCGCAGTGGGTGCAGGATTACGCCCGCTGCCGGCAGCCAGAGCAGAG gctgcccccggCTGGAGGGAGCGAGGACGCCAGCGGGGCGGAGGCCGAGGAGGGCAGCGTGGTGCTGGAGGGGGAGTTCAGCATGGCCGACTGCACCCCCCTCAGCCTGGCAGAGCCGGGCCTCCTGCAGTACCT GAACCCCGCGACGGAGCTGGTGCTGTGGACCCCCCCAGGTAGCCAGGTGCCCCACTCCATCCGGACCTTCATGCTGCCCCCCAGCGCCCTGGCTGCCCCCCCGCTGCTCCTCccgggccgggggcagggggcgcaGCCGGAGCAGATGGAGCTGTGA
- the THOC6 gene encoding THO complex subunit 6 homolog isoform X1 produces the protein MAPGERDAQRALELLHMTVFSQSVSPCGKYLAAGNNYGEIAIFSLSAALSSEAKEESKKPVVSFTAHDGPVYAMVSTERQLLSSGNGELRAWNWSDIVKKGCKEAWSRRPPYRSSLEVPEINSLQLNPKDNSLLLAGGDCAVHAMDLESGAFTQEFRGHSDYVHCLALRDQAQECLSGSEDGTVRMWDLRTGAQVQLIEVHKYEECSRPQLGKWIRCLATDCDWMVCGGGPALTLWHLRSVTPTTVFPLPHSQQHVMFYQDLILSAGHSPAINHLQISGEIRAQIPCTPRSVHSLCVNERSPEHKVLTAAGSSHKVDVFTNFSYRAFSLCFA, from the exons ATGGCACCTGGGGAG agGGACGCCCAGCGCGCGCTGGAGCTGCTGCATATGACCGTCTTCTCCCAGAGCGTCTCGCCCTGCGGCAAGTACCTGGCAGCTGGGAACAACTATGGGGAGATCGCCATCTTCAG cctctCGGCGGCGCTGAGCTCCGAAGCCAAGGAGGAGAGCAAGAAGCCGGTGGTGTCCTTCACTG CCCACGACGGGCCGGTCTACGCCATGGTCTCCACCGAGCGGCAGCTGCTGAGCTCCGGCAACGGCGAGCTCAGGGCCTGGAACTGGAGCGACATCGTCAAGAAG GGGTGCAAGGAAGCCTGGAGCCGCAGACCCCCGTACAG GAGCAGCCTGGAGGTGCCCGAGATCAACAGCCTGCAGCTGAACCCCAAG GATAACAGCCTCCTGCTGGCCGGGGGCGACTGCGCCGTGCACGCCATGGACCTGGAGTCCGGCGCCTTCACT CAGGAGTTTCGGGGGCACAGCGACTACGTCCACTGCCTGGCGCTGCGGGACCAGGCCCAGGAGTGCCTGTCGGGCAGCGAGGACGGCACCGTGCGCATGTGGG ATCTACGCACCGGGGCACAGGTCCAGCTCATCGAAGTGCACAAATACGAG gaatgCAGCCGGCCCCAGCTCGGGAAGTGGATCCGTTGCCTGGCAACAGACTGTGACTGGATG GTGTGCGGGGGGGGCCCGGCGCTCACCCTCTGGCACTTGCGCTCCGTGACCCCCACCACggtcttccccctgccccactcccagcagcacgTCATGTTCTACCAGGACCTG ATCCTCTCCGCAGGGCACAGCCCGGCCATCAACCACCTGCAGATCAGCGGGGAAATCAGGGCTCAGATCCCCTGCACGCCCCGCTCCGTCCACTCGCTCTGCGTCAACGAGCGCTCCCCTGAGCACAAG
- the THOC6 gene encoding THO complex subunit 6 homolog isoform X2, with protein sequence MAPGERDAQRALELLHMTVFSQSVSPCGKYLAAGNNYGEIAIFSLSAALSSEAKEESKKPVVSFTAHDGPVYAMVSTERQLLSSGNGELRAWNWSDIVKKGCKEAWSRRPPYRSSLEVPEINSLQLNPKDNSLLLAGGDCAVHAMDLESGAFTEFRGHSDYVHCLALRDQAQECLSGSEDGTVRMWDLRTGAQVQLIEVHKYEECSRPQLGKWIRCLATDCDWMVCGGGPALTLWHLRSVTPTTVFPLPHSQQHVMFYQDLILSAGHSPAINHLQISGEIRAQIPCTPRSVHSLCVNERSPEHKVLTAAGSSHKVDVFTNFSYRAFSLCFA encoded by the exons ATGGCACCTGGGGAG agGGACGCCCAGCGCGCGCTGGAGCTGCTGCATATGACCGTCTTCTCCCAGAGCGTCTCGCCCTGCGGCAAGTACCTGGCAGCTGGGAACAACTATGGGGAGATCGCCATCTTCAG cctctCGGCGGCGCTGAGCTCCGAAGCCAAGGAGGAGAGCAAGAAGCCGGTGGTGTCCTTCACTG CCCACGACGGGCCGGTCTACGCCATGGTCTCCACCGAGCGGCAGCTGCTGAGCTCCGGCAACGGCGAGCTCAGGGCCTGGAACTGGAGCGACATCGTCAAGAAG GGGTGCAAGGAAGCCTGGAGCCGCAGACCCCCGTACAG GAGCAGCCTGGAGGTGCCCGAGATCAACAGCCTGCAGCTGAACCCCAAG GATAACAGCCTCCTGCTGGCCGGGGGCGACTGCGCCGTGCACGCCATGGACCTGGAGTCCGGCGCCTTCACT GAGTTTCGGGGGCACAGCGACTACGTCCACTGCCTGGCGCTGCGGGACCAGGCCCAGGAGTGCCTGTCGGGCAGCGAGGACGGCACCGTGCGCATGTGGG ATCTACGCACCGGGGCACAGGTCCAGCTCATCGAAGTGCACAAATACGAG gaatgCAGCCGGCCCCAGCTCGGGAAGTGGATCCGTTGCCTGGCAACAGACTGTGACTGGATG GTGTGCGGGGGGGGCCCGGCGCTCACCCTCTGGCACTTGCGCTCCGTGACCCCCACCACggtcttccccctgccccactcccagcagcacgTCATGTTCTACCAGGACCTG ATCCTCTCCGCAGGGCACAGCCCGGCCATCAACCACCTGCAGATCAGCGGGGAAATCAGGGCTCAGATCCCCTGCACGCCCCGCTCCGTCCACTCGCTCTGCGTCAACGAGCGCTCCCCTGAGCACAAG